ACGGCCACTTGGACCttctgtctatttttttttatgaagacAATATCAACGCGAGCACTAGCGAATGCCTTTTAAGAATCGTCGAATACGCTAGACCACTCCAATAATCAAAGCCAACTGTATAGGCCTCTGCGGTAGGACGTCATGTGATTTGATGTAAGAGGCCGATTATTATAATACGTTCGAATTATCCCAAAATAATGCATAATAAGGAGGAAGGGGGCGAGCGGTAAACAGAAGAAATCTTTACGCATGAATCGCTGTCGTGTTTAGCTGGATTAGTGGCATCCGTCGTCGATTCGATGCAGTTTAGGCGGTCGACCGTCCCTCGCCACTACAATCTCCATACGTATTAACGTTCTAATGCCCACATAAAACTAGAAATTGCATACATGAAGAGTACAACATaatttttgtcaaaaatgaaatgacattCAGAAACATCCGAACAACAGACGGCGGATGGGAAAATAAGTTGTTGAAAATGGCTCCCTGgagaagctaaaaaaaaaaagagggtgtGTCAACTTCGGTGGATATGACATACAGGCTAAATCGTTCAATTGCGATATCCAGGAACTATTAAGAGAGACTACATGCAATATCTCTTACGATCATTTACTATGTAATACAGTACTATACACATCGTTAAGTATGAGATGCGCGATTATAGTCTTAACTCGTGCGGAATTGCGTGTATATTCCGGAAGCTATTCCAAATGCAATTCAATAACTCTGTAAGCTATAGATAAGACACTGTTAATTGATAGCAAAATGAAAGTAGACGCATAGGTCTGATGTTTCACGAACAGAAGAAGCTTTGGAATTCAGGCCATAATAGCGCGACGTGGTGGTGATTATTCTCGACTCATTTGAGTTAGTGAAAAAGCTCCAATAGGAATCGCTTGATTTGacgtgaaagaagaaagaaaaaagaatttccaaatgaagagagagagagaaagggaaaacaagaaacgatGAGATGCTATCGAGTCCCAGTTGGCAAGGGCTGGGGCTCTTTGAAAATGGACCAGGCAACATCATCGAAGGGCTCATGATGGAAAAGCTAATGACAGCAGCACATAGAAACCCAATGGGCCGGCTCTCACGCAGCTTATTTTCTCCCGTAATGCTGCGACGATGCGCGCGGGACGAGCGGGAGCCGAACGTTCAACCGTGAAAGCCGCTCTCATCGTTTCCCGTCTCCTCCCTCTTCTCCCTGCCATCTAACTGCACGTAGGACTAATATATACTAGCAGCCCACCGACGCCTCTCTTTTGCAGCggctctcctttttctttttttccgcaATTGCCTACACCGACGTTTCAacgatgaaaagaaataagtcTGATCGTTTTCAGTAGGCGGCGGAGGAAATTAAAGAGTCCGACGGCATCCTGCAAGCCTCATTTGCTAGCCTTAGTATAAATATCTAAAGTCGTCaactaaaatttcaaaaaaacaaacccccaaaaaaattgtatataCAAAACGATGCTCATCAGTCGGCGTTGATCAGCTGTTTTTCAGCCAGAgaggaatgaagaagaacatttttttctttttctctctccgaGCCAATCGGATGCTGCTGGATGGGCGGAGCCATCCATGTGTAGATGATATTGCCAGGCGAGTGCCGCGCAGCATCCGTggatgtgtgtatatatatacgtgtTTTTGGTGTTGTCTCGTCAACGACTTGCAAGAGGGAGGCCACTTTTGCTCTTTATTCTCAGCCTCTGGGCCTTCATTGCTCCAGCGAAGAGTTGCTGGGCGGTTTCACGTCCCGTattttatacacacacacactaaaaaaCGAGTCgtacatcccccccccccccataccGGATATCTACCGCCTTTTTCTGCTCATCGTCTTTTTGGCCAGAGTCATATACACATCGCTAGTCGTCCACTATAGCTTCATTCAGTTGTTCAATCTCAGTCAAACAACTAGTCTCAccgctcttttgttttcaattgatttcTAAAGATCATTAGCGGTGGCTGTTCAGTTGAGTTCATTGTATCAATTAAGGAAAGTGCGGCGTGATTCCCGAGTGTGCAACGCTATTAAGTTCACTTGTATTTTCAAATCGCGTCGGGCTTTTGCGGATGGACGCTACTCTTCCGGTGGATCTGAGACGATTCCGGCCTGTCGTCGAGACGTCGTTtaagaaaattcatcagaAGATGGAAGCGATTATAGAAGGAAGTGAGGGGCGGCCGTTCGTGGCCGGGATGAGTAAAGTGTCGCCACCAGTGGCTTGCGTTCAGGAGGAATCGAAGGCCGTGCGGACTGACCATCACCTGAATCAgccacaacagcaacaacaacaacaacaacaacagagatCGCTCAAGTTCAGCGTTGAAAACATTCTCGATCCGACAAAATTCACCGGCCATCCGCAGACGATGGCCCCGCGTTTAAACAACAACATCTTCCAGCATCCGATCCAGCACATTCATCACACGTTGTTCAACCATCCAGCCCATCATCCGTGGGTTTTGCCTCCGGCCGGTCTGTTACACCACCACCATCTTCATCCGCACCAATTACAAAATCACGTTCATCATCACATGGACGTGCACAGTACATCCGTCGAGTCGGAGGACAGTCTCTACGACCGTAGCAGCGACCTCGAATCAGGTACATTCatccatcatcattttttaatCTCTTTGTGTTGTTGCACGTTTGACACGTGTTCTCCAGCCCGGAATtgcgtttctcttttttttttttattgcgtcTTGAATGTCTTCGAGTGCATGTTATCTCATCAGCTGTTAGACCTTGTTTCCCCtctcaaaagaagaagaggagttGATTAGTCTATTATGCATACCTCCTTCTATTTCGTTATTGCTGCAGGGGTTGTACAAAATTGGTCGGGTGTCCAGTTGACGACACGAGGCAACTGTTGGACTGTCGCGGTTTCCGGTAACTGGTTTTTTGACACCGTCCTCCATTGTGTAAGCGCAGGACATTAATACGTTGAAACAAAAGGgcccaaaaaaacaattgagaaAGATAAAGGATCGTTTCTTCTTggcaacaaaaagaaacgctGAGTGCGGTGAGGGAGTTCAATAGCCGCAATATCAGAAATGTTTAAAACGGAAGTTCGGTGTAGAAAGCCCTTAGTTCCAGGCTCATCCTCCTGTTGCGTCCGAAAAGATACTTCCGGAGTTGGACTCCTCCCTTACTTTTTTGACACACACATCATGCaaacccttttcttcttcagttgTCACTCGTAATTTGTTTGAAAGTCAAtctgcttgtttttttttttttctctgaacAAACTCCCCCCTTTTATGTTTGAAGGGTTGGgggattcttttttaaattgttccaAAATGCCGCGAAATGGTTGTGTCTTGTCTCTTTGGCAAATGTTGAAGAAACGGGGGGTTGAAGGTGTCGCCCAAGAGAATTGacatggaaaaaagaaaagggaaagactCATTTTCCCTTAGCGGAGGGCGAAAGAGGGGGCCCCGGTGTTTCAAATTAGCGTTTAGAAAGGCCagccagaaagaaaaactgggAAGATAGATGATGACTTTTCCAGCAGAAGTCATCAACTAGGCAAATgttttctcccctcttttaATTTCGACGTATTCAACATATTGCATCCATTGCGCCGAATGAGCTTCTCTTTAGCGCCAACTGCCCGCAAGTCTCACGAGACGATTCAGGGCCGTTTCGCATGTCCagggaaatgttttcttccGCATTTTGCAAACCCACGGGATAGAGTCAGCCATCTTTTCGCAATTAGAAATAATCATTCCCCTAACAACTAAATGAATGCATCTGTTTTGCATTTGAAATCGTATTATATAGAGAGGAGCTATCGAGCGCGTTCCATCACCAGTCACAAAACTTCGTCTGGGGACGACGACGATgtcgacgacgatgacgacgattgcgatgatgaagaagatgatgatgacgatgacgatgaAGATACCGAAGTCGACATGGATGATTGCGATGACGTCAATGACCCTGCCGCTGTCCTCATACGACTGGGAAACGTTACCGGTGACGATCTGACGGACGGTACGAACAAAATGGCAGCCGAACTCCTTCAGCAACAGATGGAACAATCGGACAGGAAActggacaagaaaaagaagaagaagaagaaaaagaagaagaagaataaaaagatgaagaatttAGCCGTGATCAATTCGATGGGCTCTGATGATAACATGAAACACAGTAATGGAGTAGGTAGCTGTTCCAGTTCGAACGGTGGCGGAGATCGAGGCGGAAGTGGAGGTGGCAAACCCAGACGGGCCAGAACGGCGTTCACTTACGAGCAGCTCGTAGCGTTGGAGAATAAATTCAAAACGACTCGATACCTGTCGGTGTGCGAGCGGCTCAATTTGGCGCTGCAACTTTCTCTGACGGAAACTCAGGTGAAAATTTGGTTCCAAAACCGGCGCACCAAGTGGAAGAAGCAGAATCCCGGGCTGGACGTCAATTCGCCGCCGAGTAGCAGCAATCAGCCTGGAGGTCatcatcaacagcaacaacattCGCCCGTCTACggccagcagcaacagccGCAGACGGCCAATGGCGCTGCAGGTGGCCAACAGAATTACTCGGCCGGACTGGTCGGTTCGATGATGTACAATCCTCATTACCTGGCCAGCGCTGCCGCTTTACCTTTTTTGCTGGGCAACGCCAATGGCGGGGCAGGGCACCCTTGTTTCCATCACATTGGCCATTCGTGATTTCCGTATACGAACGTGTGTCATTTGTTTgtgaaaattcttttgattgtGTTTATTGTGTGTATTTCGGGCGTCCGTTGTCTATTTGTGTACATACAGTTAACATCACAATAGAGGAATTGTTTGGGCCTGTACATTTCCCTCCCGTCTTTCGGCAGAGGTAAAACTCATTTTTGAATGATTGTGAAACATTGATTGACATTTGACGATCGACTCGAGTTATTGATCCGCCATATTATTATATCCATCATTGTGTTGTTCAACAAAAATACAGTGAACGCGTCTCATGTTACAACTGTTTTGCGCGTCATCTCATTGAACGGCCAACATGAAATTTGTGTACAGTACGCGTGTTCTACGGTGCAACTGCTGATTTGGAAAAATGTTtatatctataaaaaaaaaaaacattgagcTTTTTCAGCTAAAAGTTTTGCGTGGGATTGACGGCCACCGTGCAATCGTTAAGATGCCCAGGGCCTGCGTGTCTAGTCGCTACAAAGTGGACAGGGTGTAGTTGTAATAGCCTGATCCGCGTCCATCGAGACGGACGGCGTTTCTATACCAAGTCAATCGAAAGGCCCATTACGTGGTATTACACAGATAGATGGATGGATagaccaatgaaaaaaaagagaggggaagGGGGGATTGTTtttgcctccccccccccccccccctgccttTTTTCCGCGTGTGCGGCTGCTCAACGGGCCGTAGCCTATCTGCTTccgtctcttctttttgttgttgttttccctctTCAAGTGTATACGCTGGATGACGACAAACGAACAGCAGGACTCTTTGGCAAACAACTATAGATGGTAAAGAAGCAAAACGCTTGTTTACTGGCCCGTATAATCAGACTTTACAAGCACGCAGATAGGCTATAAAGGCCTTGAGCTACTGTAGGCCATTCGCTATCGAGTGCACGCGATTCAATCCTGTTGTGTAGAGCTCCATTAGACGTCATTACCGGAATAAgtcgatctttttttttttgcagtacCACAAACGAAGGTTTCAAAACTAAAACAGGAAACAGGTTTCGGCAATCAGCAAGATCGTTACAAGTGGGGTTTACAATGACAATGATGGATATTCAGTTAAAATGAAAGCGATACAAAATCACAAGACCGAGGGATAACATCTAATTGAAGACACGTTAAATTACATTATTTCTATTTATCTCTCCGACTTGGTCAGCGTTTATTCTACGATACGTGACATCTCCTGCGGAAGATGAACATGAATTTGTTTTATGCTCGTGtatcccccccttttttccctcAAACTATTGCGTAATACGATATTTAAATGCATTTAACGATCTATCCCTCGTTTCAAGGTGGGAAGCCTTTTGCCCGGCAACGCTAATGATCCCCGACACTTTGTTCACGACCGGAACCCATTGTGGACTATTGATGGGTAGTGCGCTGGATGATGTTCATCCGCTCCATCCGTGCCGCATAGACTACGCGCATAGCGCACAGTTTAGCATCCTACTTAcaagactcttttttttttttttggcttcaaGAAACATCCGTTCCGAAAACGATCATCCCACTCCGTTCAACCATGTTTGTTCCAATCCCCTCGAATATGTCAGGGCCGGGGGGTTGTATTTTCAATCGTCGATCTATGTCATTAGGCCTAAACACAATGTTCCAGTGCCAAGCTctcaaaaataaagttttacCGAGCCCGTACGGTGCGTTACCCGGGAAAAAACTTTGAAACGGGATCAACTGCCATACGggaggacaaaaaaataaaagggagggGACAGCAAGTTTTCACCCTGAGCGAAGCTGCACAACGATCAGCTCTCTCATAGCGGGAGTATATTAGTAGTCGTGTGTGCCAGCAGTCGTTCAACTTGTCATCGGTCCAACTAATTGGCCGATCCTTATTGCGCCAATGAGCAGCCGAGTGACGAGTCTAATCAACTGGCAACCTATCTCTGAAAAAACCTTTTAATGATTCAAACTCTTGGATGCTTACTTGGTGATTTGGGTTTGAACACGAAATGGGCCCTTGTGCTACAGTTGTCTAATAAAGTCCAACGCTATACACTAAACTACAAAACACTTTTCCAAATGGTTTCACTAGAAACGTTTAAAGCAAGTTGAAGAATTTCGTGTAATATTTAACTCTCTCTACAACTAGAcatagattttaaaaaaatttattcctGTTTTAGGGGTGCGTCAGTTCTAAACGCACTGCTGCACGTAAAAACGTAGCGTCAAAAGCACATCCAGCCATCCATGGCAACTTGTACATGACGGAGAGAAATGAACGACTTGTGTCAAGGCTCGTCATCGGCATAGCTGCACTTTCTGCTGTTGGGAGGAATGCGAGGAAATTAATTTGCCATGAGCTGCGCTAACGAGCTGGCCCGTTTTGTTTGAGggcagaaagaaaacggaaggGATGTTATCCTGATGTATATACGAACCCATACGATGATGACGATAAGAGTttctagtcttttttttttttttttttttttgacatttggAAATGTGTGGGCCCGTCTTCTTAAGAAGAATATGAAGAGAAAGGAAACACttgggtttgaaaaaaaaaaagaaagaagaattcaGCGGAGACGAAGATGGAAAGAGCAGAGGAAAGCGTCCAAAACAAGATAATGTAGAGAGGAGCCCGAGTGTCAAAACGGATGTGCTGTGTATATTGAGCCATGTCTAATTATCTGTTCGTTTTCGTGCCATTTTGACGGCAGATGAATAATCGAAATGAGGGGGGACAAGTtggtttttttagttttctattttttttatcgggaCGCAGACATCTGATTGCACTCAACGATGAGGAAAGGTAACATTCCCGAACGATTGGAACTTGTATGCCTTATCTCTCCTCGTTCAGGCTGTTTGTCTCTTGATTGTAGTTCGTATCTTATGTAGACtataacacatttttttttttttcgttcgttcccCATCATCTAGAGCGACGCCACACGCATATGAACCGAACCGACGTTTCTTCCCAATGCACATAAGACGAAAAGGCAATAAGGAAGGGTCGAGTGACTGGTGGCTACATTCCAGCCTTGATTTGAAAACATTCCAGCCTTAATGACAATAGGGTATATCTATAGACGCGCACGGACGTCGTACAACGAGCTATAATtgtatcttttgaaaaaagctGTTTTGTTGTGCGTCCAAATGTCGCAACTCAACTTGAACTTGATTGGGgactcatcatcatcactaaTGGTTTTTCACTGCCATTCACCGTGAGCGCGTCGGTGCCACCTAGTTGCTACTTCCATTACGTGCGTGCAAGCCACTTTcgaacttttctttctcttataTATTTAACTGCCGATTTTGAAAAGTAGTTTCTCTTTCGTCCCGCGCGCAGAAGGTCCTCCCGCTGATGGGCTTTCGGTGGGAGGACAAGCGGACGGGGGTTTACGAGACGTCATTCAACAGCCTGGCCCTAACTTAACgatagaaagagagaagcgtaagttttttttgaagaaagagACTTGCTCCCCCATCCATCatcgtaataataataactctcttctttttccctctctcaAAAGCGCGTCATAAGAAACCACCATTCCATCACTGAGGCGAATAACAGAAGGGCCAGCCAATAGTTACCACAACTGCATATCATCAGTGTAGAGATCAGTTAAATAGACatatacccttttttttcaatctctcTTTTCATCGTTATTGCCTTCTGCTTTCGTTGTACATATTGCTTTAAATGTGTTTTGCTTCTATATGCACATCAGTCGTCTCTAAAGAGGACATGCTGTTATGCGTGTATGCGTCTAAGTGACGAGCCAGATGACAAATCCTTCAGAGTTTCGCGGCCGGGGATGAATTAGAGTTACATCTCTATTTGTAGAACTCTATGGTgatgataatgatgatgaaataaccgtcaaaaacaaacattttccgCCTTGCCGACGATAGCAATCCGAACAAGACAACGAGACTCCACTGGCCACAAGTGACAACGACCTCATTTGATATGTAAGACATTAAGAATTGCgcattcatttcattttaatacttgaaatgaatgaaattccAAATAATTTTCAACGTTCAATCTCTTGTACATGAGCGGAGAAGATAGTTAGCGTTTAACAATGGCAACCATCCCAATCATGCAACCCTTAAAGAGCAAATAGCACGAAGAAGGGCGAAACACC
The nucleotide sequence above comes from Daphnia carinata strain CSIRO-1 chromosome 3, CSIRO_AGI_Dcar_HiC_V3, whole genome shotgun sequence. Encoded proteins:
- the LOC130698431 gene encoding NK1 transcription factor-related protein 1-like, with the translated sequence MDATLPVDLRRFRPVVETSFKKIHQKMEAIIEGSEGRPFVAGMSKVSPPVACVQEESKAVRTDHHLNQPQQQQQQQQQQRSLKFSVENILDPTKFTGHPQTMAPRLNNNIFQHPIQHIHHTLFNHPAHHPWVLPPAGLLHHHHLHPHQLQNHVHHHMDVHSTSVESEDSLYDRSSDLESERSYRARSITSHKTSSGDDDDVDDDDDDCDDEEDDDDDDDEDTEVDMDDCDDVNDPAAVLIRLGNVTGDDLTDGTNKMAAELLQQQMEQSDRKLDKKKKKKKKKKKKNKKMKNLAVINSMGSDDNMKHSNGVGSCSSSNGGGDRGGSGGGKPRRARTAFTYEQLVALENKFKTTRYLSVCERLNLALQLSLTETQVKIWFQNRRTKWKKQNPGLDVNSPPSSSNQPGGHHQQQQHSPVYGQQQQPQTANGAAGGQQNYSAGLVGSMMYNPHYLASAAALPFLLGNANGGAGHPCFHHIGHS